The sequence CGGTCGCCGAAGGGCTGCTGGACACCCGGCTGCCGGTACGCGGACGCGACGAGTTCAGCGCCTGGGCGGCCTCGTTCAACGAGATGGCCGAGGCGCTGGAGACGAAGATCGAGGCGCTGTCCCGGGCCCAGGCCCGGGAGCGGCGGTTCACCGCCGACGTGGCGCACGAGCTGCGTACCCCGGTCACCGCCCTGGTGGCGGCGGCGTCGCTGCTCGCCGACCAGCTGCACACGCTCCCGGCCGAAGCTCGCCGCACCGCCGAGCTCCTCGTCACCGACGTGGTCCGGCTGCGCCGGCTCGTCGAGGAGCTGATGGAGATCTCCCGCCTGGACGCCCGGCGGGAGGCCGTGACGGTCGAGCCGGTGGACGTCGTCGCGCTGCTGCGCGGGATCGTCGACGCGCGCGGCTGGGCCGACCGGGTGACCGTGGCCGGTGCAGCGCCCGCGACCGGCACCGATCCGCGCCGGCTGGAACGGGTGCTGGCCAACCTGGTGTCCAACGCGATCGAGCACGGCGGCGGCGAGGTCCGGGCCGACGTGCGGCGCACCGACGGGACGGTGGTCGTCGAGGTGAGCGACCAGGGTCCGGGCATCCCCGCCGCGCACCTGCCGCACCTCTTCGACCGCTTCTACAAGGTCGACCCGTCCCGCACCGGGCCCGGCAGCGGTCTCGGCCTGGCGATCGCGCTGGAGAACGCCCGGCTGCTCGGTGGGCACCTGACGGTACGCAGCGAGGTCGGCCGGGGCACCCGCTTCCGCCTCGAACTGCCCGCCGAACCAGGAGGTGACCGATGCGACGCGTGATCCCCCCACTCGCGGCGCTGCCGTTCGTGGCGCTGCTGCTCCCGGCCGGCTGCGCGCCGGTCCGAACGGGCAACCTCGGCCCGGCCCCGGGCGGATCCTCCCCGGCCACCGCCACCCCGACGGGCGCGGCACCCGGCACACCCGCCCCCGCCACCTCGCCGGGCGGGCGGACCCCCTCCCCGTCGGCTGTCCCGACCGCCCCGGCCAGCGGCGGGACGCCGAGCCCGGAGGGGACGGTCACCGTGCAGCTGTGGTTCACCCGCGACGGCAGGCTCGTGCCGACCCGGCGTACGCTGCCCGCCACCCTGGCCACCTCCCGGCTGGCGCTCACCGAGCTGGCCGCCGGCCCGTCCCCGGCCGAGACCGCCACCGGCATGGCCACCCTGGTCCCGCCCGGCTGGCAGGTGACCCGGATCGCCAACGGGGTGGCGACGCTGGCTGCGCCGGCCGGCCTCGACGGTGGTGGCGCGACGAGCGCCCGGCTCCGCCGGGCCCAGGTCGTCTGGACGCTGACCCAGTTCCCCACCGTGCGCCGGGTGGCCTTCGCCGCCGACGACGCCACGCCGTCCGGCCGCGACGACTACGCCGACCTGCTGCCGCCGATCGTGGTGACCGCGCCGGCGGTCGGCGACCGGATCACCAGCCCGGTCACCGTGACCGGGACCGCCGCGGTGTTCGAGGCGACGGTGAGCGTCCGGGTGCTGGACGCCGCCGGCCGGGAGATCGGCACGGCCTTCACCCTCGCCGCCTGCGGCTCCGGCTGCCGCGGCGACTACCGGGTGCACGTCGGCTACCGGCGGGCCACCGCCGGACCGGGCACGGTGGAGGTGTACGAGGTGTCGGCCCGGGACGGCTCCCGGGTGCACGTCGTGGCGATCCCCGTCGTCATGGCCGCCGCCGGGTAGGGACGGCCAACTGCTCGATAAGGTCCGCGGCGGTGATCGCGCCGTCGGCCGAGCGGATCTGCCTGCCGAGCCGGGCCGCGGCAGCACGGTGGGGGCCGTCGCCGAGCATCTGCTCGATCGCGGCCCGGATGTCGCCGACCGAAGCGGACCTGCGCAACACCGTGGCAGCGCCCTGCCGGGCGACGGCCCTGGCCACCGCGGGCTGGTCCCCGAGCGAGGACATGGGGATGAGTATCATCGGCAGGTCGTGCGCCAGCGCCTGCACGGTCGTGCTGTGCCCGGCGTGCCCCACGACCAGGCTCACCGTCGGCAAGATCGGTGCGTGCGGCAGGAACTGGTGCACCTCGACGTTGGCCGGTGGGCGGATCTCGTCGGGCCGGATGCTGTGGCCGGTCGTGACCACCACCTGCACGGGCAGGCCGGCGACCGCGTCCATGATCGACTGCAACACGGCCCGCTGGCCGACGTAGTAGATCGAGCTGAGGCTGACGAGGATTCGTGGCTGCCGCACGTGGGGTGTCGGCGCGGGCGCGCCGGCGGGCCACACCGGGCCAGTGATCCGCGCGTTCGCGGGCAGCGCGGCGGCCTCCTCCAGATCCGGGGCAGTCGTCACCAGGCTCAGTTCGCTGCGACCCCACAGCCGCGCCGGCGGAATGCCCTTGGCCCGCGCGACCAGCCCGATCGGCCCTTGAGCCCAGGCCTTACCCCGCAGGTAGCGGTGCAGGGTGTGCATGAGCGTGACCTGCTGGACGCCGAGATCCTGAGCGGCCTTGATTCCGGCCAGCAGCATGCAGTCGACCACGGCGACGTCGACCGGCTCGCGGCGCAGGGACTCGGCCACATCCGCGCCCACGGCCCGCTCGGTGAACAGGCGTATATATCTCACCGCCCACCGCGGGCTGCTGGTCCGGGTCACCGGCGACCATGCACTGGCCTGCCGGTACGGCTCGAATCGCAAGCCGGCCGCCTCCACTACCTGGCGTTGCCGCGGGTGGCCGAGCAGTCGAACCGCGTGGCCGCGACGGTGGAGTTCGGCGGCGATGCCGAGCGCCGGCGGCACGTTGCCGCCACCGTCCCAGGTGACGACGAGCGATGACGTCATCGTTACGCTCCAAGGATCGCGGTGATGAGGTGCCGGACCCGGGCTTCGGCCAGCTCCCGGGGCAGCCGGCGATCTCGGGTGAGAAGCTTCCACGTGTACAGGTCCGTCGCGATGACCAGCAGATCGGTGGCCGCTTCCCGCGCGTCGGACGGCTGGGTGGCGAGCATCGGCGCGAAGACCTCACCGACCCAGGCACGATGCAGGCCGCGCCCCTGCTCGGTCACCGCGTAGGCCTTCGGATCGCGTGTTTCCTGGGCGAGGAGGCGCAGCATCACCTCGCCCCAGCGCTCGTACTGGTCGAACAGGGAGTGAACGGCGGCTTCGAGGTCGCCCACCGGGGAGCGTCGTTCCGCGGCGGCCTGCTGCACGACGTGCGCCGCTGCCGCCTCGAACAGGCCATCCCGGCTGCCGAAGTGCCGCAGCACGGTCTGCACGCTCACCCCGGCGGAGTCCGCCACATCGTTGAGATGGATCTCCACCGACGCCTGTTGCCGGACCAGTGCGGCCGTCGCGTCGAGGATGCGCTGCCTGGTCTGGGCCGCCGCAGCCGCCCGCGCCGTCTGGACGTAGGCCCGTTTGGCGTTCACACGCCTCAGTGAACGCCGTCGACCACTTTCACGTCAATGGCATTGACGCGAAATTGCCCTAGCGGACGGCCTCGTGCGTCTCGTAGATCCACGACTCGGCCGCGCCCTCGGGCGCCCGCTCGACCCGGCGGTATTCGACGTTTTCCGCCGCTTCATGGGGTCCGTGCAGCTTGAGGTCGTACGTCATCGGCGGGTCGTCCGCGTCCGGCACGTCCCAGCTCACCGTCACCCCGTCGTACGGCCCGCCACGCAGCCGCACCCTCACCATCGCCACGCTACCGACGGTAGCGAAGCAGAGCGCCGCGCGGGCGGGTTAGCGAACCTTCCGCCCCGCGTGACCGGCGTGCTCTCCGCTGCGCCGGGACGGGCGACCGGCGCCCACCCCCGTGGGGCGCCGGTCGCGGGTCAGCCCTTCACGCAGACGACCTGCTTGAGGTGGGCCACCACCTCGACCAGATCCTCCTGCTGGGCCATCACCTGCGTGATGTCCTTGTACGCGCCGGGGATCTCGTCGACCACCCCGGCGTCCTTGCGGCACTCCACGCCGGCCGTCTGTGCCGCCAGGTCCGTGGTGCTGTACGTCCGCTTCGCCTGCCCGCGGGACATCCGCCGCCCGGCCCCGTGCGAGGCCGAGCAGTACGCGTCCGGGTTGCCCCTGCCGCGCACGATGTACGAGCCGGTGCCCATCGATCCGGGGATGATGCCGAGGTCGCCGTTGCCGGCCCGGATGGCGCCCTTGCGGGTCACCAGCAGGTCCACCCCGTCGTACGTCTCCTCGGCCACGTAGTTGTGGTGGGCGGAGATCGGCTCGTCGAAGGTGACGTGCGGGAACTCGTCGCGGACCAGCCCGCACAGCAGGGCGAGCATGACGGCCCGGTTGCGGCGCGCGTACTCCTGCGCCCACCACAGGTCCCGGCGGTAGGCGTCCATCTCCGGCGTGCCGGCGAGGAACACGGCGAGGTCCCGGTCGGGCAGGTCGACGTTGTGCGGCAGCCCGCGGGCCACCGCCATGTGCCGCTCGGCCAGTTCCTTGCCGATGTTGCGCGACCCGGAGTGCAGCATCAGCCAGACCTGGCCGTCGTCCGGGCCGCCCTGCTCCAGGCAGACCTCGATGAAGTGGTTCCCGCCGCCGAGGGTGCCGAGCTGGCGCTGGGCCCGGGTTTCCAGCTGCGCCACCTTCCGGTCAAGCGTGGCGAAACGCCGCCAGAAGTCGTCCCAGCCGCCCTGCTCCAGGCCGCGGATCCGGCGCGGGTCGACCGCGTCGTCACGCATCGCGAAGCCGACCGGGATGGTCGCCTCGATCGCCGTACGCAGCGGGGCGAGATCGTCAGGCAGGTCGGCCGCGGTGAGCGAGGTGCGTACCGCCGACATGCCGCAGCCGATGTCCACGCCGACCGCGGCCGGCGAGACGGCCTGCCGCATGGCGATGACCGAGCCGACGGTGGCGCCCTTACCGAAGTGCACGTCCGGCATGACGGCGACCCCGTGCACCCACGGCAGCGCACCGATGTTGCGCAGCTGCTTGGCCGCCTGCGCCTCGATGGTGTACGGGTCGGTCCAGACCCGGACCGGCGCCCGGGTGCCGGCCAGCGGGATGAAACCCATCGTCGTCTCCTTGATCTCGGGTGATGTCCGAGCGGCTGGCCGGATTCGAACCGGCGATCTTCACCATGGCGAGGTGACGCGCTGCCTGGCTGCGCTACAGCCGCGAGGTGGTCCCAGACGCGGGACCGGCGTAGGCCGTACGAACGAAAAGCCGCCCGATCCCTGGTCGCGGGCGGGCGGCTGCGCGTGTGTGTCGCGCCGGCGTTAGAAGCGCCACCGCCCCGGTTGCCACCGCTGCCGTTTGCAGGGGCCCAAGCCGGGTCCGGCCAGCAGGGCACCGCCGCGCGGCGCGGGCCGCTCGGCCTGGGTGCGGTTCTGCTGCGACACGGTGTGCTCCCTGAGTGGTGGAACCGTTGACGTTGCCCGCTCACGGTAGGCGGGCGAGCGGGTGGACCGCAATGGATATTCGTACGCCGGCGTCAGCCGCCGCGAGCCGGTGACGCCGGGCTCCACAGCGCGCGGAGCTCGTCGAGGACGACCTTGACGCCGACGCCGAGCGCGCGATCGGGATGCGTGACGAGGTGTACGGTCGGCGCGGTGGGGAGTGGGCCGGGCACGGCGACGAGCGCGCCTGCCCGCAGCTCGGCGTCCACGGCGGCGGTGGGTAGCACCGCCCATCCGAGCCCGGCCGCAACGCAGCGCTTGACGGCTTCGATGCTGCCGAACCGGACGCGGCGGAAGTCCGGTTGCCCGACGGCGAACAGACTGCGAGCCACCTGGTCGCTGTAGCTGCAGCCGTCCTCGAGCAGGAGTACGTCGTGTTCGGCGAGCTGCGCCCAGGTGAGTGTCCCTGCTGGCAGGTCGAGGTCGGGCCCGGCGACAACGGTGAGCCCTTCCACGCCGAGGGGTTCCAGCTGTAGGTCGCCGGCGGACATCTCGGGTTCGAGCAGCAGAGCTGCTTCGGTGGTGCCGGCGCGTACGAACTGAAGCGCCTCCGCGGTGCCCCCTGGTGCGAGGGACAGCCGGAGCCGGGGGGCGAGAAGGCGCAGCTCGCCGAGAGCGGCGGGGAGTCGGTAGGCGCACAGGGACTCGGGGGCCATGAGCCGCACGCGCCCATACGGTTGGTCGTCCTGAGCGGGCACCTCGGCGGCGAGGCGGTCCTCCAGATCGAGCAGTTGGGTGGCGTACGCCAGGAGGCGGGTGCCGGCGTCGGTCAGCACCGCCCCCGACGGAAGCCGGTCGAACAGGCGGGTGCCCAGGTGCCGCTCGAGTGCCTGCACATGCCCGGTCACGGTGGACTGCACGTAGCCGAGCTCTCGTGCCGTTGCCGTGAAATTGCCGGTGTGGGCCACGGTGGTGAAGGTCCGCAGCAGGTCCGTCTCCACTGCTATTCCAATCCTCGATCGGTTCCATCATGACTCATCGTTGGACTCGATGATGCTACGCGGGGAGACTTTTCGTCGGAGGTGCTCGATGACTCACATCGGTGACATGACGTTCGCGCGACCCGATTCCGCGGACGTGGCGGTGCTGCGCTACGCCGCCTTCCCGGACGGGGCCGCCGGCGGAAATCCCGCGGGTGTCGTGCTGAATGCGGCCGGTTTCGACGACGCCACCCGCCTGGCCGTGGCAGCCGCGGTCGGCTATTCCGAGACGGCGTTCCTCGAAGCCACCGGGCGGGGCGGAGAGTTCCGGGTTCGCTACTTCAGCCCACTGGCCGAGGTGGCGTTCTGCGGACACGCGACGATCGCCGCCGCAGTCGCCCTGGCCGAACGCCGAGGCATCGGGCCACTGCTGTTTCAGACTCTGGCTGGCCCGGTCGAGGTGAACACCGAGGAGGGCGACGCCGGCCTGACCGCCACGCTCGCCAGCGTCCCCACCCGTACCCGGCCCGCCTCGGGCGACGAGGTCGCCGCCGCGCTCGCAGCGCTCCGCTGGCGCTCCACCGACCTGGATCCTCGCTATCCCGCGCATGTCGCGTATGCCGGCAACGAGCACCTCGTTCTGGCCGTGTCGGACCGCGCCCGCCTGGCCGAGCTGCACTACGACTTCGACGCGCTGGCGGCCTTGATGGCCGAGCGCCGCTGGACCACGCTCCAACTCGTACACGCACACACGCCGCTGCTGTTCTCCAGCCGTAACCCATTCCCGCCCGGCGGCGTCGTGGAGGACCCCGCCACCGGCGCAGCCGCAGCCGCCTTCGGTGGCTACCTCCGGGCCCTCCACCTCGTGGACCCTCCGGCGCGGATCACGCTGCTGCAAGGCGCGGACATGGGCAGCCCCAGCCGCCTGCTCGTCGACGTGACCGCCGACGACGACCGCGTGCGGGTGACCGGCAGCGCCAGACCAATCGATTAATCGGCATTCCGTAAGACGGCGGTGACACGGCTGGTGACGGTGGCGTGCAGGGCAGTCACCGCCTCGACGCCCTCGCGCAGTGCCGCGGACAGCGCATCAGCGTCGCACGGGTCGTCGATCGGGCGCGCGACCGCGAGGGCGCCTTCCCACCAATAGGTGGCTACCGCCCACGTGACAGGATCGTCGGAGAGCATGAGGTCGTCCAGCGCCTGGTCGAGGGCCTCGCCGAGGTCTTCGTCGTCCACGTCCGGATGCTCGTCGACGCACCGCTGCCGCAGCCGTCCGGCGTCCGCGTCGATCCGCAGCTGCCAGCCGTCGCCAGCGGCGGTGACGTCGAACCATTTCGGCAGGCCGCGATCGGTCTCGTCGCCCGCGGACAGGCATGGGATGCGCAGATCGTCGATCGGGTGGGTCCGGACCAACGCGTACCCCAGGGCGCTCGCTGCCTGGCGCAGCTGCGCGGCGCGACCGCCCTCCCAGCGGGCACCCACCGGCAGCACTGCGCGCAAGCGCTCCCCGATCGTCGCCCAGCGCGCGTGTGGGACGAGCACCTGCAGGGCGGCCGCGATGCCGTCGAAGTTGGTCTCTGGCCACCGCATCTCACCCGCGTCCCAGCCGATGTGCGGTTCGAGCAGGCAGGTGAGCAGCACCTGTTCGGCGGCGACCTCATAGGGTGGGGCGTCGTCGATGTAGGCCAGCGCGTCGGCGATCACCGACACCGGGTCGTTGGCATTCCAGGCGACCGGCTGCCAGGCGATCGAGCCGCAGTCGCAGCGACTGGCGGGCGCGGTCGGGGACAGGTCGGCGTCGCAGCGGGGACAGTTCAGCCCGGCAGCGGCAGTCTGCCGGGCGTAGTCGTCGCGGATCGCGGCCAGGTCTGCGGCGATCTGCCGCGGTGACCCTTCGAGGAATCCGGCCCAGCCGAAGTCGGTGTAGATCTTCACTGCCCACACCCGGCCGCGGCGGCCACGCTCGGAATCGGCGTCGGCGAGCTCCCAGCCGTCGGGGCCGAGTTTGGCGGTGAGTGCGTCGATGAGCGGCTGCCAGGCCGACACGTCGTCGTCCGGTGGCGGCGGTGGGGCGGGGCGGCCGGTCGCGGCGGCGGCGAGCGCCTTGGCGCGCCAGATCGAGCGTGCCTGGGCGGGGGTCGGTTCGCTGACGGTGTAGCCGGTGAAGTAACCGGCGACGTTCGGGGTGACGGCCACGAGGTGGCCGTCGGGCACGACCAGCGAGGCCGGCGGGTCGGGACGGCGGTGGCGGGCGCACACCAGCGCGTCGAAGCCCCGGACGAGTGCCCCACGTACGGATCGCGTGTGTCCGCACTCGGCGCAGGTGACGCTGACCTTCTCCCGGCTTTTTGCCATAATTCGTCCTCCCCACGTCCGTGCGGGCCACGCTACCGCTGGGGTCCGACAGCGTGGGTTCGCCGGAATCTGCGACCTGCATGCGCCTTGCTGGTGCGATCGGGCACCCCATATTCGCGCGGACGTTTCGGCCGGCCCCGAACGGTCCCGGTCCTAGCCTGTCGCCGGTACGGAGGAAGGAGCCGGGATGGAGTTGCGGCGCCAGGTGGCGGAGCGGTTCCGCGAGGTCAACGGGGAGCACCCGATGACGGCGGCGGACGACGCGTACGTGAGCGGGCAGTTCGTGGTGCTGGAGGAGCTGTGCGCGGCGACCGGGCGGGACCCGGACGACGTACGCCGGCTGATGTTGGACCGGCGGCTGCCGCTGCCGGGCTATCTGCGCTCGGACGGCGCGGAGATGGTGCCGGCCGACCTGTTCGCGCTGGCGGAGCGGGCGGGCGGCCCGGACCTGTTGGCGGAGTGGTTCGTGGGGCAGTGGGCCGACCCGGCGCAGGGCGCGGCCGAGTGGGACGCCTATCTGAGTGGCCGGTACGTCTGCCTGCACTCGGTGACGCCGGGAAACATCCGGCGCAAGGACGAGCTGACCGCGGCGATCCAGGCGGCGCCGGCCGCACCGGACGCGGGGTCCATGGGCTGGCTGGACCGGTTGCACGCGCTGGTCGACGAGCTGGACGCGCTGGAGCCGGCGTTCACCGCGTACGACCGGCTCCGGTTCGGCGGCCCGACCTCGCGGGACACCTGCATCGACGCGGTGCGGGCCCGGTATCCGCGCCGGGTCACCGGTCGGGCCGGGCGGTGACCCGGCGGGCCACGGCGAGCAGGTACTCCTTGCGGTTGAGCGGGTCGTGGTCCCAGCGGGGCCGGCTCGGTTCCGGCCCGCGTACCGGCCGGTAGTGGTCGAACTCCGATTCGAGGGTCCCCTCGCCCCGGGTGAGCGACGGCAGCCGCTGCTCCAGCGCGTGCACCCGGCCGGCCGGCACCTCCCCCTCGATCAGGTACGCCGCGCCGCGCAGGGTCGAGGTGTGGGGCACCGCGTCCAGGCGGGCCAGCGCGGGCAGCACGGTGCCGAACAGGTCGGCCGGCAGGTCCAGGCGGAACCGGTGCACCGGCTCGTGGACGCGGGTGCCGGCGCGGCTGAGCGCGGCCATGAGCACCAGCGGGGTCAGGTTGCGGAGGTCCCCCGCCGTGCTGGACATGCTCTTGTCGAACACTCCGTGCGAGTGGCTCTGGCGGGCCCAGTAGCCGCCGTGGGTGAGGGTCACCACGCAGTCGATCACCTCCCAGCCGCGCAGCCCCTGCCGCAGGGTCTCCCGGACGGTCTCCTCGATGGCCTTGAGGAAGGCCAGGGGTATCGAGCCGAGTTCGATGCCGAGCCGAAACTCGACGCCGCTGCCGAGCGGACCGGGTTCGACCCGCAGCCCGACGGTGCCGAGGAACGGGTTGGGCTCCCGGCCGATCCACTCGACGGCGGCGCCGACGCCTACCGGCCGTTCCACGCAGACGGTGGTGGTCTCCCGGAAGCTGACCGGGAGGCCGTGGTCGTCGGCGAGGGTGGCCTGGATGACCTCCTTCTGCACCTCGCCGTAGAGGGATACCGCGATCTCCTGGCGCAGGTCGTCCTGGCGCAGGTTGATCAGCGGGTCCTGCTCGGCGAGCTGGGCGAGGGCGGCGTGCAGGGCCGGCCGGTCGGCCGCCCGCTCCGGCACCACCACGGTCTCCAGGGTCGGCGGGGCGAAGTGGTGCCGGCCGGCGGGCCGGTCCGGCGCGACGCCGAGCGGGTCGCCGACGCGGACATCGGTCAGGCCGCGCAGCCGGACGATCCGGCCCGAGCCGGCCAGGTCCCGCGGCACGGGCGCGCCGCCGTCGTAGACGTCGATGCCGGTGATCCTGGCGTCATGGCCGCCTCGGTAGCGGATCCGGTCACGGACCCGCACGGTGCCGGCGAAGATCCGGGCGTACGCGATCTTCTCGCCGGCCGGGCCGCGCTCGACCTTGAAGACGGTGCCGGAGAGCGGAGCGTCGTCGTCGCCCTCGCCGGCGGGGAGCAGCTCGGCGATGGCGGCGATCAGGTCGTCCACCCCGGCGCCGGTGATGGCCGAGCCGGCGTGGACCGGGTGCACCCGGGCGCGTCCGGTCCAGGTGGCGAGCGCCGCGCGCAGCCGGGCCGGCGTCACCGCCCTCTCGTTGGCGACGTACGCGGCGAGCAGCGCGTCGTCGTGGGTGGTGAGCAGGTCGACCAGCCGGGCGCGGTGGTCGGGATCGTCGGGTGCGAACGGCGCCCAGCGGGCGGCCGGGGTGCCGGCGGCCAGGACCCGGCCGAGGGCGACCGCGGCGGAGGTGAGCCGATCGCCGATCTGGCCCAGCACCCGGCCCAGGTCGGCCCCGGCCCGGTCCACCTTGTTCACGAAGATGAGGGTGGGGATGCCGAGGCGGCGCAGGGTGCGGGCCAGCACCCGGGTCTGGGCCTGGACGCCCTCGACGGCCGAGACCACGAGCACCGCGCCGTCGAGCACGCCGAGGGCGCGTTCCACCTCGGCGATGAAGTCGGGGTGGCCGGGGGTGTCGATCAGGTTGACGGTGACCCCGGCGACGACGAAGGAGACGACGGCGGAGCGGATGGTGATGCCGCGCTGCCGCTCCAGCGCCATGGTGTCGGTGCGGGTGCTGCCCGCGTCGACGCTGCCGAGCTCGTCGATGACCCCGGCGCTCAGCAGCAGCCGTTCGGTCAGGCTGGTCTTACCGGCGTCGACATGGGCGAAGATTCCGAGATTGAGGGTTTGCACGCAGCGTCATGTCCTCTGGGTAGGCGATCGTTCCCTTCTGGTCGGACATGGACGCTGCTCGCATTCTCCGGCTCCTTCGCGGTTGGTGGTCGTCATCGGATTGGAGCAGTAGGCCGGTAGGGCCGGCAACCGGTTAACCCGGACGGGTGACGGCCCGGAGCGCTGGTCGGTGGCTGCTGGGTGCTCGCTCTAACCGGCTTGGGCGACCGGGTGGCGCTTCATCGTCTCCATGAACACGAACCGCTCGGTGAGCTCGCCGAGGGTGGCTCCGCCGCGCCAGGCGTCGGCCACCTGCGCCACCTGCAGCAGGTCGGTGGCGTCCCCCCGAGCCTGGACCTCCCCGGACACCCGCAGGTCGATCATGAAGTAGCGGGCGTGGGAGCCGAGCCCGACGCAGACGACGCCCCGCTCGGAGCTGAGCTCGGCGCAGGTGAACCGGGCGCGACCCTGCTCCGGGGCGGTCACCTGACCGATGTCGAGCTGGTGCCGGGTGGCCGTTTCGGCGAGCGCGGGGGCCAGCCCGCCCCGCTCGGCCAGATCCGGGTAGAGACGCACACCCAGCGCGCTCGACACGTCACTCATGACTGACTCCCACTTCGTCGTGACAGAGACCAGCGGCACGCGGGTTACAGGAAGGTTTCCAGCGCGCCTCGTCATCCTGTCCCCACCGGACGCCCCACGGCAATAGGAACGGTCGACTCGACCGCTGTCGGGCGGACTCCCGTACGATCCGGGCCCATGGCGCGGATCCGGTGTGACTTCTTCTCCGAGGCTCTCGGCATGGGCACGTCGATGACCGTGCTGCTACCGGAGCCGGCTTCGGTCGGGATCGGCGTGGCGGGCAGGCCCACCGCCGACGACCCGCCGGTGCTCTACCTGCTGCACGGCCTGAGCGACGACGACACCATCTGGACCCGGCGCACCTCGATCGAGCGGTACGTCGCGCCACTCGGCCTGGCGGTGGTGATGCCGATGGCCGGGCGCAGCTTCTACTCCGACGAGACGCACGGCAACCGCTACTGGACATTCCTGACGGAGGAACTGCCTGAGGTCTGTCGGTCGTTCTTCCGGCTCTCGCCACGCCGGGAGGACACCTTCGTCGCCGGCCTGTCGATGGGCGGCTACGGGGCGGTGAAGTGGGCGCTGCGCCAGCCGGACCGGTTCGCGGCGGCGGCGAGCCTCTCGGGCGCGCTGGACGTGGCCCGACGGCGGGACCACCCGACCAACCCCATAAACCCGGCGGTGTGGCACACCATCTGGGACGGCCGGGAGGTGCCGGGCACCGACGACGACACGGTGGCGTTGCTGGAACGGGCCGGCGACGACCTGCCGTCGCTCTACGTCGCCTGCGGCACCGAGGATTTCCTGTACGAGGACAACGTCCGCTTCGTCGACACCGCCCGCCGTCGGGACGCGCCGGTCACGGTGGACTTCTCCCCCGGCGACCACGACTGGGCCTACTGGGACGCGAAGATCCAGGACGTGCTGGCCTGGCTGCCGCTGCGCCGCCACGGGTGAACGAGCGTACCGCTCAGGCGCCCACGGTGCCGTCGATGGCCTCGCGGAGGAAGTCGGCGTGCCCGTTGTGCCGGGCGTACTCGTGCATCATGTGCAGCATCACCAGGCGCAGCGAGACGTCCTCGCCCCAGCGCGCGTTGTGGCCGGTCACGTCCAGCGACTCGGCCTCCCGCTCGATGCGGCGGGCGTGCTCCACCTCCCGCTGCCACGCCTCGAACGCCTCCGACCGGCTGGCCGCGCTCGCGTCGTACGCCTCCTGGAAGTCGCCGGTCTCCGACCAGACCAGCGGGACGTCCTCGCCGTTGATGACCCGGCGGAACCACGTCCGCTCCACCTCGGCCATGTGCCGCACCAGGCCGAGCAGGGACAGTGTGGACGGCGGCGACGACTGGCGGCGCAACTCCTCGTCGGTCAGCCCCGCGCACTTCATGGCCAGCGTGGCCCGGTGGTAGTCGAGGAAGGCGCGCAGCGTCTCCCGCTCCCCGGCCAGCAGGGGCGGGCCGACCCGTTCGGTTTCCACTGGGGACTCCTTCCGCGCGGGCCGGCGGGCCTGCTCGTCGAGGTTGGCAGGAATCCCCGGGAGCGTAGAACAGCGCTCAGCGCAGCGAGGACCGGGCCACCGGGAAGTCGAAGTAGGTGCCCGGGTACGGCTCGGCGGTGTAGCGGTAGTGCCACCACTCCCGGGGGTAGT comes from Micromonospora viridifaciens and encodes:
- a CDS encoding sensor histidine kinase, with amino-acid sequence MVAGRVAPGRLRRRLVIAFVLVAGVSAGALAAGSYLMLRQARYDGSLQRAAADARYQLVLAAQFLPLTDASRGDLLASFEQNGRHVLLVADDTQASNPRYAPAPGPALRAAVAAGQLGFQRSPGGTRPHLLLVGGRIPGSTAELYVVTVEDDLVDGLAQLRTVLAVSWAAVVLLAAGVGNALARHTLEPVGRASRAARAVAEGLLDTRLPVRGRDEFSAWAASFNEMAEALETKIEALSRAQARERRFTADVAHELRTPVTALVAAASLLADQLHTLPAEARRTAELLVTDVVRLRRLVEELMEISRLDARREAVTVEPVDVVALLRGIVDARGWADRVTVAGAAPATGTDPRRLERVLANLVSNAIEHGGGEVRADVRRTDGTVVVEVSDQGPGIPAAHLPHLFDRFYKVDPSRTGPGSGLGLAIALENARLLGGHLTVRSEVGRGTRFRLELPAEPGGDRCDA
- a CDS encoding Gmad2 immunoglobulin-like domain-containing protein, with the protein product MRRVIPPLAALPFVALLLPAGCAPVRTGNLGPAPGGSSPATATPTGAAPGTPAPATSPGGRTPSPSAVPTAPASGGTPSPEGTVTVQLWFTRDGRLVPTRRTLPATLATSRLALTELAAGPSPAETATGMATLVPPGWQVTRIANGVATLAAPAGLDGGGATSARLRRAQVVWTLTQFPTVRRVAFAADDATPSGRDDYADLLPPIVVTAPAVGDRITSPVTVTGTAAVFEATVSVRVLDAAGREIGTAFTLAACGSGCRGDYRVHVGYRRATAGPGTVEVYEVSARDGSRVHVVAIPVVMAAAG
- a CDS encoding glycosyltransferase; translated protein: MTSSLVVTWDGGGNVPPALGIAAELHRRGHAVRLLGHPRQRQVVEAAGLRFEPYRQASAWSPVTRTSSPRWAVRYIRLFTERAVGADVAESLRREPVDVAVVDCMLLAGIKAAQDLGVQQVTLMHTLHRYLRGKAWAQGPIGLVARAKGIPPARLWGRSELSLVTTAPDLEEAAALPANARITGPVWPAGAPAPTPHVRQPRILVSLSSIYYVGQRAVLQSIMDAVAGLPVQVVVTTGHSIRPDEIRPPANVEVHQFLPHAPILPTVSLVVGHAGHSTTVQALAHDLPMILIPMSSLGDQPAVARAVARQGAATVLRRSASVGDIRAAIEQMLGDGPHRAAAARLGRQIRSADGAITAADLIEQLAVPTRRRP
- a CDS encoding TetR/AcrR family transcriptional regulator, which gives rise to MNAKRAYVQTARAAAAAQTRQRILDATAALVRQQASVEIHLNDVADSAGVSVQTVLRHFGSRDGLFEAAAAHVVQQAAAERRSPVGDLEAAVHSLFDQYERWGEVMLRLLAQETRDPKAYAVTEQGRGLHRAWVGEVFAPMLATQPSDAREAATDLLVIATDLYTWKLLTRDRRLPRELAEARVRHLITAILGA
- a CDS encoding RtcB family protein, with protein sequence MGFIPLAGTRAPVRVWTDPYTIEAQAAKQLRNIGALPWVHGVAVMPDVHFGKGATVGSVIAMRQAVSPAAVGVDIGCGMSAVRTSLTAADLPDDLAPLRTAIEATIPVGFAMRDDAVDPRRIRGLEQGGWDDFWRRFATLDRKVAQLETRAQRQLGTLGGGNHFIEVCLEQGGPDDGQVWLMLHSGSRNIGKELAERHMAVARGLPHNVDLPDRDLAVFLAGTPEMDAYRRDLWWAQEYARRNRAVMLALLCGLVRDEFPHVTFDEPISAHHNYVAEETYDGVDLLVTRKGAIRAGNGDLGIIPGSMGTGSYIVRGRGNPDAYCSASHGAGRRMSRGQAKRTYSTTDLAAQTAGVECRKDAGVVDEIPGAYKDITQVMAQQEDLVEVVAHLKQVVCVKG
- a CDS encoding LysR family transcriptional regulator, translated to METDLLRTFTTVAHTGNFTATARELGYVQSTVTGHVQALERHLGTRLFDRLPSGAVLTDAGTRLLAYATQLLDLEDRLAAEVPAQDDQPYGRVRLMAPESLCAYRLPAALGELRLLAPRLRLSLAPGGTAEALQFVRAGTTEAALLLEPEMSAGDLQLEPLGVEGLTVVAGPDLDLPAGTLTWAQLAEHDVLLLEDGCSYSDQVARSLFAVGQPDFRRVRFGSIEAVKRCVAAGLGWAVLPTAAVDAELRAGALVAVPGPLPTAPTVHLVTHPDRALGVGVKVVLDELRALWSPASPARGG